In a genomic window of Melitaea cinxia chromosome 2, ilMelCinx1.1, whole genome shotgun sequence:
- the LOC123660865 gene encoding kynurenine formamidase: protein MSLITDDMDLEKEYSPSMWSTRFPSARDVLQHHVNFVTTESEAATNNIPHKLEIEYGSTPGQKLDILGTDLPDDSPILAYIHGGYWQELSREISRYPAQPLHKSKVKTIVIGYDLCPVATLPEIVNQILNAAKFVFEYAEKMGSRGVYFAGHSAGAHLVTKLLSNADFLEQTSGSHRLQGAFLISGVYDLRELIHTSVNNAVQLPQEWAVPLSPLFDCFNHLQARKVRLYILAGQNDSPKFKKQSREFYELLYNTCLMQNMYLELKDNMDHFDIVECFANDDNYLKNLLVHDIRKHL, encoded by the exons ATGTCGCTAATAACAGATGATATGGATCTGGAGAAGGAGTACTCTCCCAGCATGTGGTCAACGAGGTTCCCATCGGCGCGGGACGTTCTTCAGCATCATGTTAACTTTGTTACAACAG AAAGTGAAGCTGCCACTAACAATATACCGCACAAGTTAGAAATAGAGTACGGTTCAACACCAGGACAGAAGTTGGATATATTGGGGACGGATCTTCCAGATG ATTCACCAATTCTGGCGTACATTCATGGTGGCTACTGGCAAGAACTGTCGCGAGAGATATCCCGGTACCCTGCACAGCCGCTCCACAAGTCCAAAGTGAAAACTATAGTGATTGGCTACGACTTGTGTCCAGTCGCCACATTGCCTGAAATTgtcaatcaaatattaaatgcaGCAAAGTTTGTCTTCGAATATGCTGAGAAGATGGGTTCGAG AGGTGTATACTTCGCTGGTCATTCTGCTGGTGCACATCTAGtcacaaaattattatcaaatgcAGACTTCCTAGAACAGACATCAGGATCACATAGGCTTCAAGGGGCCTTCCTCATCTCTGGCGTTTATGACTTAAGGGAATTAATACACACATCTGTAAATAATGCTGTACAGTTACCTCAGGAATGGGCCGTCCCACTTTCACCTCTATTCGACTGCTTCAACCATCTCCAAGCTAGAAAAGTAAGGTTATATATTTTAGCGGGGCAGAACGATAGCCCGAAATTCAAGAAACAATCGAGAGAGTTCTATGAACTTCTTTACAATACATGTTTAATGCAAAATATGTACTTAGAATTAAAGGATAATATGGATCATTTCGATATTGTGGAATGTTTTGCCAACGACGATAATTATCTCAAGAATCTATTAGTACACGATATCCGTAAACATTTATAA